A genomic region of Limnohabitans curvus contains the following coding sequences:
- a CDS encoding porin, with the protein MAALAATSAFAQSSVTVYGVMDAAYKNYTLKNNAGEVLIKSNGVSDGSNAGSRVGFRGVEDLGNGRNANFVFEAGIVVAGPDGFANRSGAEGAQVAGVSNSGNMPLGAYGSNSNTRQAYVSASDKGLGELRIGYQYTELYNTSTNTGFFIGQEQPGGFLHKISNGEFGGTRANGLVYVSPKIAGTTTVTAQYGAGTARNDFESDLAAGQNGYKVNNAKRQSLGALFEQGPLRVGAAYTTYKQEQTLGTGTSSSVFGVSTANADLKATSFTSNLTQLNASYDFGMIKPVVQYVKGEKDLTSVTGAAGTETNGTIGKTVGKYDYKATTYGFTAPYGAATFFVLGGSGKITSATADINKYKQTQYGVRYALSKRTTAYVAAGTSKDEAAASAAASTAGGKSTYSAIGMTHSF; encoded by the coding sequence TTGGCCGCTTTGGCCGCGACTTCTGCATTCGCACAATCTTCTGTGACCGTTTACGGTGTCATGGACGCTGCTTACAAAAACTACACCCTCAAAAATAATGCTGGTGAAGTTTTGATCAAATCAAACGGCGTTTCTGACGGTTCAAACGCTGGCTCACGCGTGGGCTTCCGCGGTGTTGAAGACCTCGGCAATGGTCGCAACGCTAACTTCGTGTTCGAAGCTGGTATCGTTGTTGCTGGTCCTGATGGCTTCGCTAACCGCTCTGGCGCTGAAGGCGCTCAAGTCGCTGGCGTGAGCAACTCTGGCAACATGCCATTGGGTGCTTACGGCTCTAACAGCAACACACGTCAAGCTTATGTGTCTGCTTCAGACAAAGGTTTGGGCGAGTTGCGTATTGGTTACCAATACACAGAGTTGTACAACACTTCGACCAACACAGGCTTCTTCATCGGTCAAGAGCAACCTGGCGGTTTCTTGCACAAAATCTCTAACGGCGAATTCGGCGGCACACGTGCCAACGGTTTGGTGTATGTGTCTCCAAAAATTGCAGGCACTACAACTGTGACTGCTCAATACGGCGCTGGTACAGCTCGTAATGACTTTGAGAGCGATTTGGCTGCTGGTCAAAACGGCTACAAAGTCAACAACGCCAAGCGTCAAAGCTTGGGTGCTTTGTTCGAGCAAGGCCCATTGCGCGTTGGCGCAGCTTACACAACGTACAAACAAGAGCAAACGCTTGGTACAGGCACTAGCTCAAGCGTGTTTGGCGTGTCTACAGCTAACGCAGATTTGAAAGCAACTTCTTTCACATCTAACCTGACTCAATTGAACGCTTCTTATGACTTCGGCATGATCAAGCCAGTTGTTCAGTATGTCAAAGGCGAAAAAGACCTGACATCAGTTACTGGCGCAGCTGGTACTGAGACTAACGGTACGATCGGCAAGACAGTTGGCAAGTACGACTACAAAGCCACAACATACGGTTTCACTGCTCCTTACGGCGCAGCTACCTTCTTCGTGTTGGGCGGCTCTGGCAAGATCACCAGCGCTACTGCTGACATCAACAAGTACAAGCAAACTCAATATGGCGTGCGTTACGCTTTGAGCAAGCGTACAACTGCATACGTTGCTGCTGGTACATCTAAAGACGAAGCAGCTGCTTCAGCTGCTGCTAGCACAGCCGGCGGCAAATCTACATACTCAGCAATTGGTATGACCCACTCTTTCTAA
- a CDS encoding nitroreductase produces the protein MPKRIASIIFDVNSPDFFSPLAQARRSVRGYLSTPVPDALLHDVMRLARLAPSGANLQPGAFIAVQGSVRAQLCAELVASWRAGEQEKEDYDYFPNPMPMTLRRRQVAAAQALYGALGVARDDRAGRDAQFEQNFRFFDAPVALIVTMPHGFGSGGYMDLGMTLYGLMLAAHAKGLSTCAIGALASYPGLIRKHLALDASSHIVCGMALGYADPEAPVNQTQTTRCELDEYFKVMG, from the coding sequence ATGCCCAAGCGAATTGCGTCGATAATTTTTGATGTGAACTCTCCTGATTTTTTCTCTCCCCTCGCCCAAGCGCGTCGCTCGGTGCGCGGCTATCTTTCCACCCCCGTTCCCGATGCGCTGTTGCATGACGTGATGAGGCTGGCTCGTTTGGCACCCAGTGGTGCCAATTTGCAACCAGGGGCGTTCATTGCCGTGCAGGGCAGTGTCAGGGCGCAACTGTGTGCTGAGTTGGTGGCGTCTTGGCGAGCAGGCGAACAAGAGAAAGAGGATTACGACTACTTTCCCAACCCCATGCCCATGACGTTGCGCCGCCGACAAGTGGCGGCTGCACAGGCTTTGTATGGTGCATTGGGTGTGGCGCGTGATGACCGCGCGGGGCGTGATGCCCAGTTTGAGCAAAATTTCCGTTTCTTCGATGCGCCTGTGGCCCTAATCGTCACCATGCCGCACGGTTTTGGCAGTGGTGGCTATATGGATCTGGGCATGACGCTGTATGGCTTGATGTTGGCTGCTCATGCCAAGGGCTTGTCAACGTGTGCCATTGGTGCCTTGGCGTCGTACCCGGGCTTGATTCGCAAGCATTTGGCGCTGGATGCTTCGTCGCACATTGTGTGCGGCATGGCTTTGGGCTACGCCGATCCAGAGGCGCCTGTGAACCAAACGCAAACCACGCGTTGCGAATTGGATGAGTATTTCAAGGTGATGGGCTGA
- a CDS encoding thiolase family protein — translation MSTHAPLIAAWARSAVVARDGAFKALHAHDIAAPVVQALLQRAGVEASQVNAVVLGNALGAGGNPARMLALHAGLPEACAALTVDTQCCAGLDAIAMGVALIASGQAEVVVAGGVEAWSRAPIRMHRPLHTDEAAVAYERPAFAPHPDKDPDMLLSAARYAAHSGYTRAQQEAYAQQSHSRAVMGEPHIAQEIVAVAGVVHDSYPRHIDSHRAARMPVVARSDAAAGDPPDACALSALTISAQADGAAFVLLLSPKAAARLNHHAKATWVSNASIGAAPEFPLLAAELAAREALKRANFTHANAMGFIELHDAFAVQGLSFTERLGVTPECLNPLGGGLARGHPIGASAAIALVRLLANLERHNTSGAHGLAAVAGAGGLGSAAVVRWL, via the coding sequence ATGTCTACCCACGCTCCCTTGATTGCTGCATGGGCACGCAGTGCCGTTGTGGCGCGTGACGGCGCGTTCAAAGCCCTGCACGCGCACGACATTGCCGCCCCCGTGGTGCAAGCCTTGCTGCAACGTGCAGGTGTTGAGGCATCGCAGGTCAATGCGGTGGTGCTGGGCAATGCCTTAGGCGCAGGCGGCAATCCAGCGCGCATGTTGGCGCTTCATGCGGGCTTGCCAGAGGCGTGCGCCGCACTCACGGTGGACACCCAGTGTTGTGCCGGTTTAGATGCCATTGCCATGGGCGTGGCCCTGATCGCCTCGGGGCAGGCCGAGGTGGTGGTGGCAGGTGGCGTTGAAGCGTGGAGCCGCGCGCCCATCCGCATGCACCGCCCCTTGCACACAGACGAAGCAGCCGTGGCTTATGAACGCCCAGCCTTCGCCCCTCATCCAGACAAAGACCCAGACATGCTGCTGTCTGCCGCCCGCTATGCCGCACACAGCGGCTACACACGGGCACAGCAAGAAGCCTACGCCCAGCAGAGCCATTCACGCGCGGTGATGGGTGAACCTCACATCGCACAAGAAATTGTGGCTGTCGCAGGTGTGGTGCATGACAGCTACCCCAGACACATCGACAGCCACCGCGCCGCACGCATGCCGGTCGTGGCACGCTCAGATGCCGCGGCCGGTGACCCCCCCGATGCATGCGCCCTCAGCGCCTTGACCATTTCGGCACAAGCGGATGGCGCCGCTTTTGTGCTCCTGCTCAGCCCCAAAGCTGCCGCGCGTTTGAATCACCACGCGAAAGCCACTTGGGTGTCGAATGCATCCATTGGCGCTGCGCCCGAATTTCCGCTGCTGGCGGCCGAGCTTGCGGCGCGTGAAGCCCTGAAGCGCGCCAACTTTACGCATGCCAACGCGATGGGTTTCATCGAACTGCACGACGCTTTTGCCGTGCAAGGATTGAGCTTTACGGAGCGTTTGGGCGTGACGCCCGAATGCTTGAACCCCTTGGGCGGTGGGCTGGCCAGAGGCCACCCCATTGGGGCTTCCGCGGCGATTGCGCTGGTGCGTTTGCTGGCCAACCTTGAGCGTCACAACACCTCGGGGGCACACGGTCTTGCTGCCGTGGCTGGGGCTGGGGGGCTGGGGTCTGCAGCGGTGGTGCGCTGGCTGTAA
- a CDS encoding OmpW/AlkL family protein: protein MKKILIAAAVGILVAGQVAAQESPWLVRARAVKLSMANHDATALDLSVDDKTIPELDVSYFFNKNVAAELILTIPQQQQVSAGALGGANVGTFKHLPPTLLVQYHFTNFNGFKPYVGAGVNYTKISKTNLASGDYTLDDHSYGYALQVGVDVPLTKQVSFNFDLKKVNIQSTVYNSSGVSQGTLKLDPVLVGVGIGYRF, encoded by the coding sequence ATGAAAAAAATTCTCATCGCCGCTGCTGTTGGTATATTGGTTGCTGGTCAAGTGGCCGCACAAGAAAGCCCATGGTTGGTTCGTGCCCGTGCTGTTAAGTTGAGCATGGCAAACCATGATGCAACAGCTCTGGATTTGAGTGTTGACGACAAAACCATTCCTGAATTGGATGTGAGCTACTTCTTCAACAAGAACGTTGCGGCTGAATTGATTTTGACGATTCCCCAACAGCAGCAAGTGTCTGCAGGTGCTTTGGGTGGCGCCAACGTGGGCACATTCAAGCACTTGCCACCTACATTGTTGGTGCAGTACCACTTCACTAATTTCAATGGTTTCAAGCCATACGTGGGTGCTGGTGTGAACTACACAAAGATTTCCAAAACCAACCTGGCATCAGGCGACTACACATTGGATGACCACAGCTACGGTTATGCCCTGCAAGTTGGCGTGGACGTGCCTTTGACAAAACAAGTTTCATTTAACTTCGATCTGAAAAAAGTGAATATTCAATCCACCGTTTACAACAGCAGTGGCGTGAGTCAAGGTACGTTGAAACTCGACCCAGTGCTGGTCGGCGTCGGTATCGGCTACCGCTTCTAA
- a CDS encoding AMP-binding protein encodes MACLIGALVADLLVHAPLARWAQTRAHVVAMDDGQTTLTFAQLYAQVQQQAHELQRSHAPATVFVDDQLTTMAQMVSFLAIITSGRCAAVSDPDWPSAVRQNVQQTFSTEPATPPAPTPTSPFYIGFTSGSTGIPKGFRRHHQSWTESLQVCIDTFGADAASCVLAPGRFSHSLFLFGMMLGLWSGAGVVVQERFSAARMMDTLKQGRTPCLVAVPSQLLLMLELAARRAIAPMEDVRLILISGARWMRDRTEQLQALFPKARIVEFYGASETSFMAWMDANASAPPNAVGKPFANVEIDIRHPTPPLGTGQIFVRSPMLFMDYVGPQTDHTAAVRDGDWLSVRDMGYVDPHGFLCLVGRENRMVVTQGKNLFPEELEAVLMTCPGIAQASVHGVPDPIRGQQVVAVIQPHPTDTQVTTQQLSAACRAQLESYKVPKRFLMCADWPFTASGKTDHLALAKALPCLPTLP; translated from the coding sequence GTGGCTTGCCTGATTGGCGCTTTGGTGGCTGACCTGTTGGTGCATGCGCCACTGGCGCGTTGGGCTCAAACCCGCGCACATGTGGTGGCCATGGATGATGGGCAGACCACGCTCACCTTTGCGCAGCTCTACGCACAGGTTCAACAGCAAGCTCATGAACTGCAGCGCAGCCATGCGCCAGCCACCGTGTTTGTTGACGATCAGCTCACCACCATGGCGCAAATGGTGTCTTTCTTGGCCATCATCACCAGCGGTCGTTGTGCGGCGGTCAGCGACCCCGATTGGCCAAGTGCGGTGCGCCAAAACGTACAACAGACTTTCTCAACTGAACCCGCCACGCCACCAGCGCCCACGCCGACAAGCCCGTTCTACATTGGGTTTACCTCTGGCAGCACGGGCATACCCAAAGGGTTTCGGCGCCACCACCAATCGTGGACCGAGAGCTTGCAGGTCTGCATCGACACCTTTGGCGCAGATGCGGCCAGTTGTGTACTGGCACCTGGGCGGTTTTCTCACTCGCTGTTTTTGTTCGGCATGATGCTGGGCTTGTGGAGTGGGGCTGGTGTGGTGGTGCAGGAACGCTTCTCTGCCGCCCGCATGATGGACACCTTGAAACAAGGCCGCACCCCCTGCTTGGTGGCGGTGCCGAGCCAGCTGCTGCTCATGCTCGAATTAGCGGCACGCCGCGCCATCGCCCCCATGGAAGACGTGCGCTTGATCTTGATCAGCGGTGCGCGCTGGATGCGCGACCGCACCGAGCAGCTTCAAGCACTTTTTCCTAAAGCGCGCATTGTTGAGTTTTATGGTGCCTCTGAAACCAGCTTCATGGCCTGGATGGATGCCAATGCCTCTGCGCCACCCAATGCGGTAGGCAAACCCTTTGCCAACGTCGAGATTGACATTCGACACCCCACGCCACCGCTTGGCACAGGGCAAATTTTCGTGCGCAGCCCGATGCTGTTCATGGACTACGTGGGGCCGCAAACCGACCACACCGCTGCCGTGCGTGACGGCGATTGGCTGTCTGTGCGTGACATGGGGTACGTTGACCCGCATGGGTTCTTGTGCCTCGTGGGGCGTGAAAACCGCATGGTCGTCACCCAAGGCAAGAACCTGTTTCCTGAAGAGCTTGAAGCTGTGCTCATGACGTGCCCCGGCATTGCCCAAGCTTCTGTACATGGCGTGCCCGACCCCATCCGTGGGCAGCAAGTGGTGGCGGTGATACAACCTCATCCCACAGACACCCAAGTCACCACACAGCAACTGTCCGCCGCATGTCGTGCGCAGTTAGAAAGCTACAAAGTGCCCAAACGATTTCTCATGTGTGCAGACTGGCCCTTCACGGCCAGCGGTAAAACTGACCACCTCGCACTTGCAAAGGCATTGCCATGTCTACCCACGCTCCCTTGA
- a CDS encoding biotin transporter BioY: protein MHTSSLSIALVSLFAALIAVFGLIPKIDLPLGVPITLQTLGVMLAGCMLGPKRALQALLLFLAAVALGLPLLSGGRGGLGVFFSPASGYLVGWPVGAFVAGWVMAVLPKHSPRSSAISAFIASAVGGLLVVHVFGVVGLVNIANLSWEQAIMGTLVFVPGDLIKCALCATVVHTVARGLPDWRFGG, encoded by the coding sequence ATGCACACATCTTCACTCTCTATCGCCTTGGTCTCCTTGTTTGCGGCGCTCATTGCTGTCTTCGGCTTGATTCCCAAAATTGACTTGCCTTTGGGCGTGCCCATCACACTGCAAACCTTAGGTGTGATGCTGGCGGGTTGCATGCTGGGCCCCAAGCGTGCTTTACAAGCTTTGTTGTTGTTCTTGGCTGCGGTTGCGTTGGGCTTGCCTTTGTTGTCGGGTGGCCGGGGTGGTTTGGGCGTGTTCTTCTCACCTGCCAGCGGTTACCTCGTGGGCTGGCCTGTAGGCGCTTTTGTGGCGGGTTGGGTCATGGCGGTGCTGCCTAAGCATTCGCCGCGCAGCTCTGCCATCAGCGCCTTCATCGCCTCTGCCGTGGGCGGTTTGTTGGTGGTGCATGTGTTTGGTGTTGTGGGCTTGGTCAACATTGCCAACCTGTCGTGGGAGCAAGCCATCATGGGCACCTTGGTGTTTGTGCCCGGTGACTTGATCAAATGCGCGTTGTGCGCCACCGTGGTCCACACCGTGGCGCGTGGCTTGCCTGATTGGCGCTTTGGTGGCTGA
- a CDS encoding CbiQ family ECF transporter T component — protein sequence MKSLYSEQRTWLHGVPASVKLVFLAVLGTGLFFTDQLLTLGASALVCVAIFVSLGRITASAKPLLMGLVVASVLIAVFHLTMQHPTLAAVTVLRLVSTTLMGIALTLTTRYSDLLHVFERVLSPLKIVGIASEQLALQLALMLRFTEHFFILWRRLDDAHRLRTGKAGGFKILAPLTIQMLVAARRVADTLHVRLRR from the coding sequence ATGAAAAGCCTTTACAGCGAACAACGCACATGGCTACACGGTGTACCCGCTTCGGTGAAGTTGGTATTTTTGGCTGTGCTGGGCACCGGCTTGTTTTTCACAGACCAGTTACTCACACTGGGTGCAAGTGCGCTGGTGTGTGTGGCCATCTTCGTCTCGTTGGGGCGCATCACCGCCAGCGCCAAGCCTTTGCTGATGGGGCTCGTGGTTGCCAGCGTGTTGATTGCGGTGTTTCACCTGACCATGCAGCACCCCACCTTGGCTGCCGTGACGGTGCTGCGCTTGGTCAGCACCACCCTGATGGGCATTGCCCTCACACTGACCACGCGTTACAGCGATTTGCTGCATGTGTTTGAGCGTGTGTTGTCGCCACTGAAAATTGTCGGCATCGCGTCAGAGCAACTGGCTTTGCAACTGGCTTTGATGCTGCGATTTACCGAACATTTTTTCATTCTCTGGCGCCGCTTGGATGATGCACACCGCCTGCGCACGGGCAAGGCTGGCGGTTTTAAAATATTGGCTCCTCTCACCATTCAAATGCTGGTGGCTGCCCGCCGTGTGGCAGACACCTTGCACGTTCGCCTTCGTCGCTGA
- a CDS encoding OmpW/AlkL family protein translates to MTSISKIALACAALVAASGAFAQKAGDNIVSIGLASINPDTNVGPLVSTGAAGTPNAVAGAFNASNAGLRGSIGSQTTVSFGWLHMYSDNIGVELSLGIPPKLTLDLQRANGTTEQGAATVKSLTPAVIAKYFFNTPQDKIRPYLGLGVSHVSFKDVSPSAAASIQALAGNGASLESTWAPVYNAGVVYNIDEKWSVIGSVAYLPIRTTATFLGKTGPIPLAPANGVTTKSDVGLDTMDYVIRVGYRF, encoded by the coding sequence ATGACTTCTATTTCAAAAATAGCTTTGGCTTGTGCCGCACTCGTTGCGGCATCAGGTGCATTCGCGCAGAAAGCTGGCGACAACATTGTCAGCATTGGTTTGGCATCGATTAATCCTGACACCAATGTAGGGCCTTTGGTTTCAACAGGTGCGGCAGGTACTCCAAACGCTGTTGCCGGTGCTTTCAATGCATCAAACGCTGGCTTACGTGGCTCTATTGGCAGCCAAACTACCGTGTCTTTCGGTTGGTTGCACATGTATAGCGACAACATCGGCGTAGAGCTTTCGCTGGGTATTCCACCAAAACTCACCTTGGACTTACAACGCGCAAACGGTACGACTGAGCAAGGTGCCGCCACAGTCAAGTCATTGACGCCAGCTGTTATTGCCAAATACTTCTTTAACACGCCGCAAGACAAGATTCGTCCTTATTTGGGCTTGGGTGTGTCGCATGTGTCTTTCAAAGATGTATCTCCAAGTGCTGCTGCATCAATACAAGCACTCGCTGGTAACGGGGCATCTTTAGAATCTACTTGGGCGCCAGTCTACAACGCTGGTGTTGTTTACAACATTGACGAAAAATGGAGTGTGATTGGTTCGGTTGCTTATTTACCAATTAGAACTACCGCAACTTTCCTAGGTAAAACAGGCCCCATACCCCTAGCGCCTGCAAACGGCGTTACGACCAAAAGCGACGTCGGGCTGGACACAATGGATTACGTCATTCGTGTAGGCTATCGCTTCTGA
- a CDS encoding DUF6641 family protein gives MATLNALKLTTARKPRALPDAVKRRNKLILKLTEQRELALAQIEGRTYAPKRLRSVQDSDGNRVVREQAVRIKPWWWTGEKNETLLAVFYGSKTLELAKGKTAVEVANSKELVNVLDVLIGAAQNGELDAQMDAASTKLRDGFKK, from the coding sequence ATGGCCACATTGAACGCACTCAAACTCACAACCGCACGTAAACCCCGCGCATTGCCAGACGCAGTCAAGCGCCGCAACAAATTAATTTTGAAGTTGACTGAACAGCGCGAGCTGGCATTGGCACAAATCGAAGGCCGCACGTATGCGCCCAAACGTTTGCGAAGTGTGCAAGATTCTGACGGTAATCGTGTTGTACGTGAACAAGCGGTACGCATCAAACCTTGGTGGTGGACGGGTGAGAAGAATGAGACTTTATTGGCTGTGTTTTACGGCAGCAAAACGCTGGAGCTGGCAAAAGGCAAAACTGCCGTGGAGGTTGCCAACAGCAAAGAGCTGGTCAATGTGTTGGATGTGCTGATTGGCGCGGCACAAAACGGCGAGCTGGACGCACAGATGGATGCAGCAAGTACCAAGCTGCGTGATGGGTTTAAGAAGTAA
- a CDS encoding recombinase family protein, with the protein MQTQQPIRIGYVRVSSADQNVERQLADQQLTVTFTDRASGKNADRPQLQAMLAGNWPPNSVVVVHSMDRLARSLTDLLQIVEELTARGVHVHFVKEAKTFRGGDSTDPMDMLMLSMLGAVAQYERSLIRERQAEGIIKAKERGVYQGRKRKLNDPEQIQQIVAEATALGANKSHVAQRHGLSRQTLYKYVKSLS; encoded by the coding sequence ATGCAAACCCAACAACCCATCCGCATTGGTTATGTTCGCGTGAGTAGCGCGGACCAAAACGTAGAGCGTCAGCTAGCCGACCAACAACTGACAGTCACGTTTACAGACCGAGCAAGTGGCAAGAATGCAGACAGGCCACAGCTACAGGCAATGCTTGCAGGTAATTGGCCCCCAAATAGTGTGGTCGTCGTACACAGTATGGACAGGCTTGCTAGAAGCCTTACCGACCTGTTGCAAATTGTTGAAGAACTAACTGCACGTGGTGTTCATGTTCACTTCGTCAAGGAGGCCAAGACATTTCGGGGTGGCGACAGTACTGACCCCATGGACATGTTGATGTTGAGCATGTTGGGGGCGGTTGCCCAGTATGAACGGTCGCTAATACGAGAGCGCCAAGCAGAAGGCATCATTAAAGCCAAGGAGCGCGGTGTGTACCAAGGGCGCAAGCGTAAGCTGAATGACCCCGAACAAATACAGCAAATCGTTGCAGAGGCTACTGCGTTGGGTGCAAACAAAAGTCACGTTGCACAGCGACACGGACTAAGCCGCCAAACGCTGTACAAGTACGTGAAAAGCTTAAGTTAA
- a CDS encoding MarR family winged helix-turn-helix transcriptional regulator — MKKNKFDETRNILRHWQEDVPNDRLAHLVRDAGRAYTRALQLRLAKHGVPFGHWTFLRILWETDGLTQRELSDRAGVMEPTTFAAMKTMEALGYIERRQLPDNRKNMYVYLTSAGRALKKKLVPLAEETNQVSIQGLNPSDIQTTRRVLFAILSNLAQDESD; from the coding sequence ATGAAGAAAAATAAATTTGATGAAACGCGCAATATTTTGCGCCACTGGCAAGAAGATGTCCCCAACGACCGCCTTGCGCATTTGGTGCGTGATGCAGGACGTGCCTACACACGGGCCTTGCAGTTGCGCCTAGCCAAACACGGCGTACCGTTCGGGCACTGGACGTTTTTGCGAATTTTGTGGGAAACCGATGGGTTAACCCAGCGCGAACTCAGCGATCGCGCGGGCGTGATGGAGCCCACCACATTCGCGGCGATGAAAACCATGGAAGCACTGGGTTATATCGAACGCCGTCAACTACCAGACAACCGAAAAAATATGTATGTGTATCTCACCTCAGCAGGGCGCGCTCTCAAGAAAAAATTAGTACCTCTTGCTGAGGAGACCAATCAGGTCAGCATTCAAGGCCTCAATCCGTCAGATATTCAAACCACGCGCCGTGTGTTGTTCGCTATTTTGAGTAACTTGGCACAAGACGAGTCAGATTAA
- a CDS encoding energy-coupling factor ABC transporter ATP-binding protein, giving the protein MPTNSGAPIFCKPQDLHLDEITLVRGGVAVFKALSLHLKESRIGLIGDNGAGKSSLFRLICGLDTPQAGRVTLPHGPNTVGMMFQNPDEQIIFPTVEEELALSLHHLKLSRHDAQACVRDWLAARHLAHWAPRAIGSLSQGQRQHVCWLALMIASHSTLLLDEPFSSLDLPGQALLRRDIAQAKEQIIVSTHVLDHVRHFERVIWLDHGTVRLDGLGADVCGAYEADVALRTA; this is encoded by the coding sequence ATGCCGACAAATTCTGGCGCTCCAATTTTTTGCAAACCCCAAGACCTCCACCTTGACGAAATCACTTTGGTTCGAGGCGGTGTCGCCGTATTCAAAGCACTGTCACTGCACCTCAAAGAATCACGCATTGGTTTGATTGGCGACAACGGCGCTGGAAAAAGTAGTTTGTTTCGTCTCATTTGTGGCTTAGACACGCCGCAAGCTGGGCGCGTGACGTTGCCACACGGCCCCAACACGGTGGGCATGATGTTTCAAAACCCAGACGAGCAAATCATCTTTCCCACCGTGGAAGAAGAGTTGGCGTTGAGCCTGCATCACCTCAAACTGTCACGCCATGACGCACAAGCGTGTGTGCGTGATTGGCTCGCTGCACGCCACTTGGCGCACTGGGCGCCACGCGCGATCGGAAGCCTCAGCCAAGGCCAGCGCCAGCATGTGTGTTGGTTGGCATTGATGATTGCCTCGCACAGCACCCTCTTGTTAGATGAGCCTTTCTCAAGCCTCGATTTGCCAGGCCAAGCCTTGCTGCGTCGTGACATTGCACAAGCCAAAGAGCAAATCATTGTGTCGACGCATGTGCTCGATCATGTGCGGCACTTTGAACGCGTCATTTGGCTAGACCACGGCACCGTGCGATTGGATGGCTTGGGCGCTGACGTCTGCGGCGCTTACGAAGCCGATGTCGCGTTGCGAACAGCCTAA
- a CDS encoding site-specific integrase: MLHYFTHYTTHAANDRLIPRERTVPIPATITAVHGYPSKLAVYKITASKYWQVRCWVAGRTHKRSTKTTSLPIAQRFARWFYEDLLVKQLAPQAAVQTAASATKHQLTFGALAAQVYADEQARVERGEFGAGSLRMFRNRLDAQVLPRFGMMLANNIDYAALQEFSRTLSVKYSTTTVSHYLIVVRKVLAHAVRIGQLEQLPEFPKIKIKAASRGAFTPTEYWQLLRAARALRGQKHPNSKQDLRKRIKQCYNDHTMPPDIAWAIGFMVNSFIRPGDLTKIRHRHIELVRGSTNTYLRLTLPETKLHTAPIVTLYPAVRIYQQIVQHQAQHNRAKPNDYIFLPDITNRNYALTVLSFMFNWVLQHTGLKLNPHGHPRSLYSLRHSAITFRLLYGQGIDLVTLARNARTSVEVINNHYASTVTGEQNIAMLQSRRTHTT, encoded by the coding sequence ATGCTCCATTACTTCACGCACTACACCACCCACGCTGCAAACGACCGATTAATCCCACGCGAGCGTACCGTACCCATACCTGCAACCATAACAGCCGTGCATGGCTACCCCAGCAAGTTGGCGGTGTACAAGATTACTGCTAGCAAATATTGGCAGGTGCGCTGTTGGGTTGCAGGGCGCACACATAAGCGCAGCACAAAGACAACATCGCTGCCAATAGCGCAACGTTTTGCACGTTGGTTTTACGAAGACCTGCTGGTCAAACAACTTGCTCCCCAAGCTGCGGTACAGACAGCAGCATCAGCAACCAAGCACCAGCTGACGTTTGGAGCATTGGCTGCACAGGTTTATGCAGACGAACAAGCGCGGGTCGAACGTGGGGAATTTGGCGCAGGCAGTTTACGAATGTTCCGTAACCGTTTGGACGCACAGGTGCTACCACGCTTTGGGATGATGTTAGCCAACAACATTGACTATGCAGCGTTGCAAGAGTTCAGCCGAACACTCAGCGTCAAGTACAGCACCACCACCGTCAGCCATTACCTGATCGTTGTCCGTAAAGTGCTGGCCCATGCCGTGCGTATTGGTCAGCTTGAACAGCTACCCGAATTTCCCAAAATTAAAATCAAAGCAGCATCGCGTGGTGCCTTCACCCCCACCGAGTATTGGCAATTGCTTCGTGCAGCACGTGCATTGCGGGGACAAAAACATCCCAACAGCAAGCAAGACTTACGCAAACGTATCAAGCAGTGTTACAACGACCACACCATGCCACCAGACATTGCTTGGGCCATTGGCTTCATGGTCAACAGCTTTATTCGGCCTGGTGACTTGACCAAAATCCGTCACCGCCACATTGAACTGGTGCGCGGCAGCACCAACACATATTTGCGCTTGACCTTGCCGGAGACCAAGCTGCACACAGCGCCTATTGTTACCTTGTATCCAGCTGTACGCATTTACCAACAAATCGTCCAGCACCAAGCGCAGCACAACCGTGCCAAGCCAAACGACTACATCTTCCTGCCCGACATTACAAACCGCAACTATGCGCTCACGGTATTGAGTTTTATGTTTAACTGGGTGTTGCAGCACACAGGGTTAAAACTTAATCCCCATGGCCATCCCCGCAGCCTTTACAGTCTCCGTCATAGTGCCATCACGTTTCGCTTGCTGTATGGACAGGGCATTGACTTGGTAACGCTGGCGCGAAATGCACGTACAAGTGTGGAAGTCATCAACAACCACTACGCCAGCACCGTGACGGGTGAGCAAAACATTGCCATGCTGCAAAGCAGACGCACCCACACTACTTAG